A window of the Ipomoea triloba cultivar NCNSP0323 chromosome 14, ASM357664v1 genome harbors these coding sequences:
- the LOC116003702 gene encoding protein MAK16 homolog A, whose translation MQHDEVIWQVIRHKHCSFMAKLETGIFCRNPYNVTGVCNRSSCPLANSRYATIRDHDGVFYLYMKTIERAHMPNKLWERVKLPRNYEKALEIIDKHLTYWPKLLVHKTKQRLTKMTQMRIRMRKLALKTREKIMTTPRKERKREARREQKAEQAAVLDKSIEKELLERLKRGVYPGEIVNIIPVAKYNEILDKEAIAEEEDEDEEEHEIEYVEGYEELEEEDDMEDFGGLAIENAGAADDDDEVDSDDEETVVIHRKRNKKESGLGSRKHGRDEPSVKAKKKAKVLVEVEHEDGGERQTAVQ comes from the exons ATGCAGCACGATGAGGTCATATGGCAAGTTATCAGACACAAACACTGCAGCTTCATGGCAAA ACTTGAAACGGGGATATTTTGCCGGAATCCATATAATGTCACTGGCGTTTGCAACCGGAGCTCGTGCCCTCTTGCTAATAGTCGCTATGCCACAATAAGGGATCATGATG gagtattttatttatacatgAAAACAATAGAAAGGGCTCACATGCCAAACAAGTTGTGGGAAAGAGTTAAACTGCCCAGAAATTATGAAAAGGCTCTTGAAATAATCGATAAACATTTG ACGTACTGGCCAAAGCTCCTTGTACACAAGACAAAACAAAGATTAACTAAAATGACTCAGATGCGCATACGGATGAGGAAGCTTGCTTTAAAAACACG AGAGAAGATAATGACTACGCctagaaaagagaggaagagagaggCTCGTAGAGAACAGAAGGCAGAACAAGCAGCTGTTCTTGATAAG AGTATAGAAAAGGAATTGCTGGAACGCCTCAAAAGAGGAGTTTATCCTGGCGAGATAGTCAATATTATCCCTGTTGCCAAGTACAATGAAATTCTTGATAAAGAAGCCATTGCCGAAGAGGAAGACGAAGATGAAGAG GAACATGAGATAGAGTATGTTGAAGGATATGAAGAATTAGAAGAGGAGGATGATATGGAAGATTTTGGTGGTTTAGCAATTGAGAATGCTGGTGCAGCAGATGATGATG ATGAGGTGGACAGTGATGATGAAGAGACTGTTGTAATTCATCGAAAGAGGAATAAGAAAGAGTCTGGCTTAGGTTCAAGAAAGCATGGGAGAGATGAACCGAGTGTCAAAGCTAAGAAGAAAGCAAAAGTACTTGTGGAG GTTGAGCATGAAGATGGAGGTGAAAGACAAACTGCAGTCCAATGA